The genomic segment CATATTGGCGGATTCGGAAAAAGCAAGCCTGCTTTCTGTTTCACGAGATAGAAGATAGTCTATCAGCTTTTTTCCTTCTTCCGGGTGCGGGGCATTGTTAATCAAAGCTGCGGTATTGGGTATAAGCAGAGTGCCTATGCTGTTTTTATCAGGATAGATTACTTTTACAGGTTTTCCTTTTTGAATTGCAGTATTTGCATCATCAGTATCTGTAAAACCTATGGGAACTTCTCCTTCTGCAACCATATCCCTTGTAACTGCATTACCGTCAACTATACGGACTTCGTTTTTTTTCATGTCTTTTAAATACTGCTCTGTTTTTTCCTGCCCCAGGGTGTCGTACATAGCTGCAATATGGGTGGCAGTTGTTCCGAAAAGCGGGTAAGCAAGAGCAACTTTATTTTTCCATACAGGGTTTGCAAGCTCAAATATGGATTTGGGAATATCTGTTTCTTTAAGCAGATTTGTATTATAAATCAGAACTCTTGCCCTGGCTGCAAAACCTGTCCAGTATCCTTCGGGGTCTTTGAATATGGCGGGAATATCTTTTCCTGAAGGCGAATGATAAGGCATCAGCACTCCTTTTTCCTTTAAAATAATGGTTCTGCCGATCTCCGAGTTCCAGAAAACATCGCATTTGGGACGGTTCTTTTCAGCAATAAGACGGTTGACCAGCCCGGTAGTTTTTGCGGCTTCCACGTCATATACGGCTTTAACAGTTACACCGGTTTGTTTTTCATATTGTTTGAGTATGGGTTCGGAAAATACCTGATCTACGGAAGTGTAAACAATGACTTCCCTGCTTTCAGCATATGTGGCAAAAATTAATAATATGAACAGCGTGAACTTGAGATAATTTTTAAATTTAACCATAATTTTTTCCTTAATTTTTTATCCGTGTTTATCTGTTTTCATCATGCTTGCACAATGGTGCTGAAACCAATTAAATGAACATGACGTATAACTTCAACAGCCTCCAGCTTTCCACATTTGAAAGCGGTGTATTTCTATCAATTAAAATATTTTTTTATTTCCACAAC from the Desulfonema limicola genome contains:
- a CDS encoding extracellular solute-binding protein, translating into MVKFKNYLKFTLFILLIFATYAESREVIVYTSVDQVFSEPILKQYEKQTGVTVKAVYDVEAAKTTGLVNRLIAEKNRPKCDVFWNSEIGRTIILKEKGVLMPYHSPSGKDIPAIFKDPEGYWTGFAARARVLIYNTNLLKETDIPKSIFELANPVWKNKVALAYPLFGTTATHIAAMYDTLGQEKTEQYLKDMKKNEVRIVDGNAVTRDMVAEGEVPIGFTDTDDANTAIQKGKPVKVIYPDKNSIGTLLIPNTAALINNAPHPEEGKKLIDYLLSRETESRLAFSESANMPIRDGVNKPKHIPEFSDIKAMDADYYKIAENMNKAARFCQSLFVR